One Solanum pennellii chromosome 9, SPENNV200 DNA segment encodes these proteins:
- the LOC107029203 gene encoding uncharacterized protein LOC107029203 — protein MEKYFGNAYRGDPGVPHADPERFVNIWIGSAAFSALTWINPYMWTLSNQYNWHDKAMLFEQYHWKKALKKNQDYEFKWNQYMDKDTRDSYYFNWPVYFP, from the exons atggaaAAGTACTTTGGAAACGCATACAGGGGTGACCCGGGAGTGCCACACGCCGACCCGGAACGGTTCGTGAATATATGGATCGGGTCTGCTGCTTTCTCTGCTCTGACATGGATCAATCCCTACATGTGGACTCTTTCCAATCAATACAA CTGGCATGACAAAGCCATGCTTTTTGAGCAATATCACTGGAAGAAAGCTCTCAAGAAAAATCAGGACTATGAATTCAAG TGGAACCAATACATGGATAAAGATACCCGAGACTCGTACTACTTCAATTGGCCTGTTTACTTTCCATAA